From Triticum urartu cultivar G1812 chromosome 2, Tu2.1, whole genome shotgun sequence, a single genomic window includes:
- the LOC125537027 gene encoding uncharacterized protein LOC125537027 isoform X2 produces MLPIAAHVVVHRAYHTTTCRWRRPRLAGRGGLDLQFYSRCVQEEGTVDHILIHCVYASQVWFQCFTKVEIPLELLPHGHERVEDWWVASRKRVPKVQRKDYDSFVTVVCWNLWKQRNSMVFGRSNMCNELDTVRDILRER; encoded by the exons ATGCTCCCCATCGCCGCACATGTTGTCGTCCATCGTGCCTACCACACCACCACCTGCAGATGGAGAAGACCTCGGCTTGCAGGTAGAGGAGGCCTCGACCTGCAGTTCTACAGTAGATGTGTCCAG GAGGAGGGCACGGTGGATCACATCCTCATACATTGCGTCTATGCCAGTCAGGTGTGGTTCCAATGCTTCACCAAGGTTGAGATCCCTTTGGAGCTGTTGCCACATGGACATGAAAGGGTGGAGGACTGGTGGGTAGCTTCGAGGAAGAGGGTACCGAAGGTACAGCGGAAGGACTATGATTCTTTCGTCACGGTGGTTTGTTGGAATTTATGGAAGCAGAGGAATAGTATGGTTTTTGGTAGGAGCAACATGTGTAATGAACTAGATACGGTCAGGGACATTCTCAGGGAACGCTAA
- the LOC125537027 gene encoding uncharacterized protein LOC125537027 isoform X1 yields the protein MPAHHHPPKVTGISLQPAPLWMKTPASHFCHICDPPPSKVLDPPTRIQLLPGAPTETRTLHTGAIFRSPRAPTGSPCRWCYAPHRRTCCRPSCLPHHHLQMEKTSACRRRARWITSSYIASMPVRCGSNASPRLRSLWSCCHMDMKGWRTGG from the exons ATGCCGGCGCACCACCACCCTCCAAAGGTCACCGGGATCTCGCTGCAGCCCGCCCCTCTGTGGATGAAGACCCCCGCGAGCCACTTCTGCCACATCTGTGATCCACCTCCGAGCAAAGTCCTAGATCCTCCGACGAGGATCCagctcctccctggcgcgccgaCGGAGACCCGCACACTCCACACTGGCGCCATCTTCCGCTCGCCTCGAGCTCCCACCGGCTCGCCCTGCCGCTGGTGCTATGCTCCCCATCGCCGCACATGTTGTCGTCCATCGTGCCTACCACACCACCACCTGCAGATGGAGAAGACCTCGGCTTGCAG GAGGAGGGCACGGTGGATCACATCCTCATACATTGCGTCTATGCCAGTCAGGTGTGGTTCCAATGCTTCACCAAGGTTGAGATCCCTTTGGAGCTGTTGCCACATGGACATGAAAGGGTGGAGGACTGGTGGGTAG